The DNA region GCTCACCATGAGCTTCTCGTCCGCGACCAGCCTCCCCGCGCGTTCGATCATCGCGGCGGCCCGGACATCAAGCCGCTCGTCGGCCAACAGTACGGCGGCGACGGGCAGTTCGACCCGCTCGACGAGGGTGACCCACTCCCGTCCCGCCTCCGAGGTCGCGAGCTGTTCGTCGCGGACCCGGCGCAGCGCGTTTCCGTCACGCCCCACACGAAGTCCGCGTTGCGGTTCAGGTCGACGCCGTCGCACGTGGTCCCCGGGTTGTCGCGGAGGTTGCCGCGCCACATGTCGTCGACGGTCATCACACGCTGGCGCCCGTCGGGGTTGGCGCAGGGCACGATCCACACGTCCACCGGCGCGTGCAGCCGGACTTCGTAGCCACTCTCCAGCAGTCGAGGGCACGCGTCCGAGGTGACGAGCACCCGGACCGCGCCCTCCGGGTCGGGGATCCGGTCCGGGTCCAGATCGGCGACGCCCCGCAGATCGCGGTGTGCCGTTCCGGGGCCGCCGTCGTCGTTGTGCCTGGGCGGCCCCGGAGGGAGGTCGTTGGTGGTTTTCCAAGAGTGCGCCTCAGGTGCGGAAGGGCCCCGTCACCTCGTAGGTGATGCCGCCCGACGAGCTCCCGGAGGTGCCGCGCTGGCTGGAGAAGTACAACCGGGACCCGTCGGGCGAGAAGGCCGGGCCGGTGATCTCCGAGCCGGACTGGCCGCTGATCCGCAGGAAGGGCGCGACGATGTCGTCCGGGGTGATGAGGCAGATCTCCATGTTGCCGCCGTCCTCGGCGACGAACAGGTCGCCGGAGGAGGAGCCGGTGACGTTGTCGACGCCGGTCAGCGGGGCGGGGCCGGGGTTGACCAGGTTGTCGTCGTACGCCAGCTCGTAGGTGCTGTTCGTGAGGTTGAGCTGCCAGAGGCGGTTGTCGCCCTTGGTGGTGAACCAGACGGTGTCGCCCGCGTAGTGGCAGCCCTCGCCGCCGTTGAAGCGCTTGGCGCCGGAGACCTGGTTGCGGGTCGCGGTGGGGGACCCGTCCGGGTCCGGCACGTTCGCCCAGGTGAAGGAGCCGGAGGTGCCGCTGCCCGCCACGAGCACCTGGAGGGTGCCCGCGGACAGGTTGCCCCAGGTGGTCGGCCGGAAGCGGTAGAAGCAGCCGTCGCCCTCGTCCTCGGTGAGGTAGATCGCCTGACGGCCCGGGTCGGCGGCCGCGGCCTCGTGTTTGAAGCGGCCCATGGCGTCGCGCCGGGTGGCGGCGTTCACGCCCCACGGGTCGGTCTCGTAGACGTAGCCGAGGGAGACCTCCTCGCAGGAGAGCCAGGTGTTCCACGGGGTGGCGCCGCCCGCGCAGTTCTGCCGGGTGTTGGAGAGGACGCGGTGGGCGCCGGTGACGGTGCCCGAGGAGTCGAACTTCACGGCGCTCGCGCCGCCGCCTGGGTTGATCTCCGAGTTGGACACGTAGATCCAGCCGGTGCCGTCGGCGAAACACGCGCCGCCGTCGGGGGCGTTGTGCCAGGTGTAGGACGTGCCGGGGACGACCTGGGTGGAGCGGGCGATGACACGGCTGGTGAAGCCGCTGGGCAGTCGGATGCCGTTGGCGTCGGCGGCGCCGAGCGCGCCGTACGGGCCGGGGCCGTTCTGGGCCGGGGCCGCGTAGGCGGCGCCCCGCATCAGGGTGCCGCCGAAAGCGGCGGCCGAGGTCCCGATGACGGCTCCGCGCAGGAAGGTACGACGTTCCACATGTGCTCCTTCGTCGAGGAAGGGCGGACAACGAGGGGTTGAGCACCGTGCCGACTGGTCATCGAGGAGAACCTAGAGGCCGCCGCACCGGTCGATGAGGACCCCGCAGACGAACTCTTTCTGGCCGGCGGGTGAGCGGGACTCTGCGCCCAGGGGCCGGCGGGTGCGCCTCAGGAGCCCTCGGCCGGGGAGGACCCGGCCGGTGGGTGACCTCGGCCGGGGAGCCCTCGGCCGGTGGGCGACCTCGGTAAATCTCGCCCAGGCGAGCCTCAGTGGCCCTCGGCCAGCCGCTCGCGGAGCCACTGCTCGACCTCGCCGACGTGCGCCGCGGCTGCGACCCGGGCGGCTTCCGGGTCCCGGGCGACCAACGCCCGGTGGATGCGGGCGTGTTCGTGGCGCGTGCGCTCGATGGCGCCCTCTTCCTGGTGGCCGCGCCGGACCCGGGTGCGGAAGGTGCGGGAGGAGAGTCCGTCCAGGACGGCGGCCATGGTGTCGTTGCCCGCGGCTTCGTTGATCGCCCGGTGGAAGGCGACGTCGTGGGCGAGGATCTCCTCGGTGTCGTCGGTGGCGTCCATGGCCCTCAGGTGCCGCTCGACCTCGGTGAGCTGGTCGGCGTCGATGCGGGCCGCCGCCAAGGCCGCCGTGGTGGATTCCAACACCTTGCGGATCTCCAGAAGTTCGACCATCTGCGGGCCTCGGGAGAGGTCGGCGACGACGCCGAAGGACTCCAGGAGGTCACCGGCGGCGAGCTGGGTGACGTACACCCCGGATCCGTGCCGTGCCTCCAGGGCGCCCATGAAGGTCAGCGCGC from Streptomyces flavofungini includes:
- a CDS encoding FadR/GntR family transcriptional regulator: MDVRTAPQKGTVTQRAIDQIKAMIADGLLDPGQRLPTERDLAVQLGVSRSSMREAVRALTFMGALEARHGSGVYVTQLAAGDLLESFGVVADLSRGPQMVELLEIRKVLESTTAALAAARIDADQLTEVERHLRAMDATDDTEEILAHDVAFHRAINEAAGNDTMAAVLDGLSSRTFRTRVRRGHQEEGAIERTRHEHARIHRALVARDPEAARVAAAAHVGEVEQWLRERLAEGH
- a CDS encoding alkaline phosphatase PhoX gives rise to the protein MERRTFLRGAVIGTSAAAFGGTLMRGAAYAAPAQNGPGPYGALGAADANGIRLPSGFTSRVIARSTQVVPGTSYTWHNAPDGGACFADGTGWIYVSNSEINPGGGASAVKFDSSGTVTGAHRVLSNTRQNCAGGATPWNTWLSCEEVSLGYVYETDPWGVNAATRRDAMGRFKHEAAAADPGRQAIYLTEDEGDGCFYRFRPTTWGNLSAGTLQVLVAGSGTSGSFTWANVPDPDGSPTATRNQVSGAKRFNGGEGCHYAGDTVWFTTKGDNRLWQLNLTNSTYELAYDDNLVNPGPAPLTGVDNVTGSSSGDLFVAEDGGNMEICLITPDDIVAPFLRISGQSGSEITGPAFSPDGSRLYFSSQRGTSGSSSGGITYEVTGPFRT